In Deferribacteraceae bacterium V6Fe1, one genomic interval encodes:
- a CDS encoding putative DNA binding domain-containing protein, whose translation MDIEKLNKLISQGESEVVEFKASFDKEAIESVCAFANAKGGKLIVGVTDNGILKGLKINDETFQSWINQIKTSTSPSVIPEIEQVEVKGKSIAVIHVTEQPIKPISYKGRYFKRINNSNHQMSPTEISDEHLKTINSSWDFFQDSMHTIEDISFEKINRFISMANQKRAFPITDDPLTVLTKLQAIRDNKITFGAYLLFTKDNPIMSTIEMGRFIDDISIKDDVTIREDLFSEVELIINFISKHINKALIFTGKPQREEKWDYPMEAIREIVINMIVHRDYKSSYDSIIKIFNNKIEFINPGGLPEGLTIEHLKSGNFISTPRNKLIATLFKEAGLIEKYGSGIKRVIDAFNKAFLPEPIFESTNNFFKVTIFNTKDYVAPEIAPEIAPEIAPEIVTKLIEIITKNPYITVDAISKIINKSTRTTKNYMSILKKKDIIAREGSTKKGKWIINKNMESK comes from the coding sequence ATGGATATAGAAAAACTTAATAAACTAATAAGTCAGGGGGAATCTGAAGTTGTAGAGTTTAAAGCTTCTTTTGATAAAGAAGCTATTGAGTCAGTTTGTGCCTTTGCTAATGCAAAAGGGGGTAAGCTTATTGTTGGTGTTACAGACAATGGCATATTGAAAGGCTTAAAAATAAATGATGAAACATTCCAAAGTTGGATTAACCAAATTAAAACATCAACATCTCCCTCTGTCATACCTGAAATCGAACAAGTAGAGGTAAAAGGAAAATCGATAGCAGTGATACATGTAACTGAGCAACCTATCAAACCTATAAGTTATAAAGGAAGATACTTTAAAAGGATAAACAATTCAAACCATCAAATGTCACCAACTGAAATTTCCGATGAACATTTAAAAACCATAAACTCAAGTTGGGATTTTTTTCAAGACTCTATGCATACTATTGAAGACATTTCATTTGAAAAAATAAACCGTTTTATTTCAATGGCTAACCAAAAAAGAGCTTTTCCTATAACAGATGATCCATTGACTGTTTTGACAAAACTTCAAGCAATCAGAGATAATAAAATCACATTTGGTGCGTATCTACTATTTACTAAAGACAATCCAATAATGTCCACAATTGAAATGGGGAGATTTATAGATGATATTAGTATCAAAGATGATGTAACCATTAGGGAAGATTTATTCTCTGAGGTCGAACTAATAATAAATTTTATTTCCAAACATATAAATAAAGCCCTTATCTTTACGGGAAAACCGCAACGAGAAGAAAAGTGGGATTACCCTATGGAAGCTATAAGAGAGATAGTTATAAATATGATTGTACATAGGGACTACAAAAGTAGCTACGACTCAATCATAAAAATTTTTAACAATAAAATAGAGTTTATAAATCCGGGCGGGTTGCCGGAAGGATTAACCATTGAACATCTAAAGTCGGGGAATTTTATCTCAACTCCAAGAAATAAGTTAATTGCCACTCTATTTAAAGAAGCAGGCTTAATTGAGAAATATGGATCAGGAATAAAAAGAGTCATAGATGCATTTAATAAGGCCTTTTTACCTGAGCCAATTTTTGAAAGCACTAACAACTTTTTCAAGGTAACAATATTTAACACTAAAGATTATGTTGCACCAGAAATTGCACCAGAAATTGCACCAGAAATTGCACCAGAAATTGTGACAAAATTGATTGAAATAATCACAAAGAATCCCTACATCACTGTTGATGCAATCAGTAAAATTATAAATAAAAGTACAAGAACTACAAAAAATTATATGAGCATATTAAAGAAAAAAGATATCATCGCAAGAGAGGGAAGTACAAAAAAAGGTAAGTGGATAATAAATAAAAATATGGAGTCAAAATGA
- a CDS encoding enoyl-CoA hydratase/isomerase family protein produces the protein MIKSEISKRAFFISLNSKSNENRLTVSMLNNIYSALEKGEKDKNIDVIVIKSELEYFSKGAPIDELVKFNEAESKIYAKLGQNIIKKIREIKKPVIACVCGDTLGGSFEIVLACDLILATSDARFGFDEVNFGLIPGFGGSQIIAKKSHETLAKYLVFTGEKVDADFLKRYGIFLSTYKDKNELELNLNLILEKFESKSLFAIGLAKETINNGLETDFNQALLIEQNAFTVAFASNDKIEGMSAFLQKRAPQFKDRWEDFEEIK, from the coding sequence ATGATCAAATCTGAAATTTCAAAAAGGGCATTTTTTATATCACTCAACAGTAAATCCAATGAAAACAGACTAACTGTCAGTATGCTAAACAATATTTACTCCGCACTTGAAAAAGGGGAAAAAGACAAAAACATTGATGTCATAGTCATAAAAAGCGAGCTTGAGTATTTTTCAAAAGGTGCGCCTATCGATGAGCTTGTCAAGTTTAATGAAGCTGAATCAAAAATTTATGCTAAATTAGGCCAAAATATCATAAAAAAGATACGAGAGATTAAAAAACCTGTAATTGCTTGTGTATGCGGCGACACTTTAGGCGGTAGCTTTGAGATTGTACTTGCCTGCGATTTGATTCTTGCCACAAGCGATGCAAGATTTGGATTTGACGAGGTAAATTTCGGACTTATCCCGGGGTTTGGCGGCAGTCAGATAATTGCCAAAAAATCTCACGAAACACTTGCTAAATACTTGGTTTTTACCGGAGAAAAAGTCGATGCGGACTTTCTTAAAAGGTATGGCATATTTTTAAGCACCTACAAAGATAAAAACGAATTGGAGTTAAATTTAAATTTAATTCTCGAAAAGTTCGAATCAAAAAGCCTCTTTGCAATAGGCCTTGCTAAAGAGACAATCAATAACGGACTTGAAACGGATTTTAACCAAGCCCTCCTCATAGAGCAAAACGCCTTTACCGTAGCCTTTGCCAGCAATGACAAAATTGAAGGGATGAGCGCCTTTCTTCAAAAAAGAGCACCACAGTTTAAAGACAGGTGGGAAGATTTTGAGGAGATAAAATAG
- the ade gene encoding adenine deaminase produces MKISGNIVDVIKEEIYPGYIVVENGRIQDIVRENLKSDKFILPGFIDSHIHIESSMLLPYEFARIASTHGTVACVADPHEIANVLGRKGVEFMHQNAQGSAIKVYFGVPSCVPATNFETAGGKIDIEDIKYLFEKYDLKFLGEMMNVTGVIYNDENVAEKIEIAKKMNKKIDGHAPKLRGADLKKYIEAGIGADHESVSIEEAEEKINLGMKIQIRQGSAAKDYDALFPLIEKYPNSCMFCSDDLHPDNLVDGHINLLVKKSVELGVDIFKVLKAATLNPVKHYGLDVGLLQVGDSADFIVVSDLKNFEVLRTYINGEIVARNGRPEYPYKSFEKVNNFKKYKLSQEDFQIKSEKDMEVNVITVHDNSLITGRERFKINSIAGELVADTSRDILKIAVVNRYEKSKPAVGFIKNFGLKSGAIASSVAHDSHNIVAVCCDNDSLCRVVNLIMENEGGISASDGVTDEILPLSFAGIMSGDDGYNVAKMYKKLDVMAKNMGSKLTSPFMTLSFMALLVIPDLKMSDKGLFDSQNFRFIGLEE; encoded by the coding sequence ATGAAAATTTCGGGAAATATTGTAGATGTTATAAAGGAGGAGATTTACCCCGGGTATATTGTGGTTGAAAATGGCAGAATACAGGATATTGTCAGGGAAAATCTAAAGTCGGACAAATTCATATTACCGGGATTTATTGATTCTCATATTCATATAGAAAGTTCAATGCTTCTTCCATACGAATTCGCAAGAATAGCCTCGACTCATGGGACTGTTGCCTGTGTGGCTGACCCACACGAGATTGCAAATGTATTAGGTAGAAAAGGTGTAGAATTTATGCACCAAAATGCACAAGGGTCTGCTATAAAAGTATATTTTGGTGTGCCATCCTGCGTCCCTGCTACAAATTTTGAAACGGCAGGGGGCAAAATTGATATTGAAGATATAAAATATCTTTTTGAAAAATACGATTTAAAATTTTTAGGGGAGATGATGAACGTCACCGGCGTAATTTATAATGATGAAAATGTGGCTGAAAAGATTGAAATTGCAAAAAAAATGAACAAAAAAATCGACGGTCATGCTCCAAAATTAAGAGGAGCAGATTTAAAAAAATATATTGAAGCAGGGATAGGTGCTGACCATGAGTCTGTAAGTATTGAGGAAGCTGAAGAAAAAATAAATCTTGGGATGAAAATTCAGATAAGGCAAGGCTCTGCTGCAAAAGATTATGATGCACTTTTTCCTTTGATTGAAAAATATCCTAATAGCTGTATGTTTTGCTCTGATGACTTGCATCCTGATAACCTTGTGGATGGGCATATAAACCTTCTCGTGAAAAAGTCCGTGGAGCTTGGTGTTGATATTTTTAAGGTACTAAAGGCTGCAACACTTAATCCCGTCAAACATTACGGACTTGACGTGGGGCTTTTACAGGTAGGGGACAGTGCAGATTTTATTGTGGTTTCCGATTTGAAAAATTTTGAAGTACTAAGAACATACATAAATGGTGAAATTGTTGCCAGAAACGGTAGACCGGAGTACCCATATAAGTCATTTGAAAAGGTTAATAATTTTAAGAAATATAAATTAAGCCAGGAAGATTTTCAAATTAAAAGCGAAAAAGATATGGAAGTAAATGTTATCACTGTGCATGACAACAGTCTGATTACAGGCAGAGAAAGATTTAAGATAAATTCTATTGCAGGTGAGCTTGTCGCCGATACAAGTAGAGATATTTTAAAGATTGCGGTAGTAAATCGCTATGAAAAATCAAAACCTGCGGTAGGTTTTATTAAAAACTTCGGGCTAAAATCAGGGGCAATTGCTTCAAGCGTGGCACACGATTCACACAATATTGTTGCGGTATGTTGTGACAATGACAGCCTTTGTCGTGTTGTAAATCTTATAATGGAAAATGAGGGTGGAATAAGTGCAAGTGACGGGGTGACAGATGAGATTTTACCTTTATCATTTGCCGGTATTATGAGTGGTGATGATGGCTACAATGTAGCAAAAATGTATAAAAAGCTTGATGTTATGGCAAAAAATATGGGGAGCAAGTTGACTTCACCATTTATGACACTTTCATTTATGGCACTTTTAGTTATCCCTGACCTTAAAATGAGTGATAAAGGCTTGTTTGATTCACAAAATTTCAGATTTATAGGCCTTGAAGAATAA
- a CDS encoding aminotransferase class III-fold pyridoxal phosphate-dependent enzyme yields the protein MAKVNHRSMRLFEDRLTDRQQKFIDEFSILYGKKFESSKKWIEEKRFVYCDWMNALTFKKSIKELIFPIFSKSSKGAHFEDIDGNILTDIAMGYGVNFWGHNPDFVKEAISERLELGLELGPQLKLSAEVAELISELTGVERVAFCNSGTEAVMTAIRIARGKTGKDKIVIFKGSYHGTFDGVLGVGSCENVEPISIGTPDNFVRDLYVLDYGATESLEFIKENAKEIAAVMVEPVQSRNPALRPKEFLQNLREITLNTGVALIFDETITGFRIHPGGAQKYFDVIADLVIYGKALGGGMPISAVAGKDEYMQLLDGGMWQFGDDSMPHDNVIFHAGTYYKHPLSIAAAKASLTEIKKRRNIVYDEMRNNMTYLADSLNSYFKDENIPLRLDYCESMFRFFGLGKYDLILEPLELDLLFKILICNDVYTWEKRTCFVSAAHTRADIKTIINAFKLSVETLRTGGFEFIID from the coding sequence ATGGCAAAGGTCAATCACAGGTCGATGCGACTTTTTGAAGACAGATTAACTGATAGACAGCAAAAATTTATAGATGAATTTTCAATACTTTACGGCAAAAAGTTTGAGTCTTCCAAAAAATGGATTGAGGAGAAAAGATTTGTTTATTGCGACTGGATGAATGCTCTGACTTTTAAAAAAAGTATCAAAGAGCTTATATTCCCCATATTTTCAAAGAGCTCAAAAGGAGCGCATTTTGAGGATATTGACGGAAATATTTTGACAGATATCGCTATGGGGTATGGTGTCAATTTTTGGGGGCACAATCCTGATTTTGTAAAAGAAGCTATTTCAGAAAGACTTGAGCTTGGGCTTGAGCTTGGTCCTCAGCTTAAATTGTCTGCTGAGGTGGCTGAGCTTATTTCTGAGCTGACAGGAGTAGAGCGGGTAGCTTTTTGCAACTCAGGGACTGAGGCAGTTATGACGGCAATCCGAATTGCAAGGGGGAAGACCGGCAAAGATAAAATTGTCATCTTTAAAGGCTCATACCACGGGACATTTGACGGGGTGCTCGGTGTAGGAAGTTGTGAAAATGTTGAGCCGATTTCTATTGGGACACCGGATAACTTTGTAAGAGATTTGTATGTTTTGGATTATGGGGCTACAGAGTCATTAGAATTTATAAAGGAAAATGCGAAAGAGATTGCAGCAGTAATGGTTGAGCCTGTCCAAAGCAGAAACCCGGCACTGAGGCCGAAAGAATTTTTGCAAAATTTAAGAGAGATTACCTTAAATACAGGGGTAGCACTGATTTTTGATGAAACGATAACGGGATTTAGAATACACCCGGGAGGTGCTCAAAAGTATTTTGATGTGATTGCAGACTTGGTTATCTATGGCAAGGCGTTAGGTGGTGGAATGCCGATAAGTGCCGTTGCGGGCAAAGATGAATATATGCAGCTTTTGGATGGCGGAATGTGGCAATTTGGAGATGACAGTATGCCGCATGATAACGTGATATTTCACGCCGGGACTTATTACAAACATCCTTTGTCAATTGCTGCTGCAAAAGCATCGTTGACGGAGATAAAAAAGAGAAGAAATATAGTATATGATGAGATGCGAAACAACATGACCTATCTTGCTGATTCGTTAAACAGCTATTTTAAAGATGAAAATATCCCTCTCAGGCTTGATTATTGCGAATCAATGTTTAGATTTTTTGGGCTTGGCAAATACGATTTGATTTTAGAGCCTTTAGAGCTTGATTTACTATTTAAAATTTTAATCTGTAACGATGTTTATACATGGGAAAAAAGGACATGCTTTGTTTCTGCCGCACACACAAGAGCAGATATCAAAACAATTATTAATGCGTTTAAGTTGTCAGTTGAAACATTGAGAACGGGTGGTTTTGAATTTATAATCGATTGA
- a CDS encoding enoyl-CoA hydratase/isomerase family protein, giving the protein MIKFTINQEIAVIELFPDDKFNILNIPTIIKLRETFKEISVSQAKVIRVKGHGGSFAVGADIREMIKYSGFTAKKFSILGNSLFRLMDSIPQVIIGEIDGFCMGGGVDFAASCDFRLATKKSKFAHPGAKLGIITGFGGTQRLPRLMKPAYLQKLFLFGDMVDAEFMKEANFILETFESVDEMNNFADNFAKKIASKNKLFLGEYKSVIGK; this is encoded by the coding sequence ATGATAAAATTTACAATTAACCAAGAAATAGCCGTAATAGAGCTTTTCCCGGACGATAAATTTAATATTTTAAATATCCCAACAATAATCAAATTAAGGGAGACCTTTAAAGAAATTTCTGTCTCTCAGGCAAAGGTAATAAGGGTCAAGGGGCATGGCGGCTCATTTGCCGTAGGGGCTGATATCAGGGAAATGATTAAATACAGCGGATTTACCGCAAAGAAATTTTCGATACTCGGCAACTCTCTTTTCAGGCTTATGGATAGTATCCCTCAGGTAATCATCGGCGAGATCGACGGATTTTGCATGGGGGGTGGGGTTGATTTTGCCGCAAGCTGCGACTTTAGGCTTGCCACAAAAAAGAGCAAATTTGCTCATCCCGGTGCAAAGCTTGGAATAATTACTGGTTTTGGAGGGACACAAAGATTGCCAAGACTGATGAAACCTGCTTATTTACAAAAATTATTTTTGTTTGGAGATATGGTGGATGCCGAATTTATGAAAGAAGCTAATTTTATCTTAGAAACATTTGAAAGTGTTGATGAGATGAATAACTTTGCCGACAATTTTGCCAAAAAAATCGCAAGTAAAAACAAACTGTTTTTAGGGGAATATAAATCTGTTATTGGGAAGTGA
- a CDS encoding ferrous iron transport protein A: MNLNDARVKETYIVENIDSSDVESMKKLLSMGILPGTELKVLQKNPTIIFEVYHSRFAIDNKLGEKIYVKKNNA; the protein is encoded by the coding sequence ATGAATTTGAATGATGCCAGGGTTAAAGAAACTTATATTGTTGAAAACATTGATTCTTCTGATGTGGAATCGATGAAAAAACTTCTGTCTATGGGGATTTTGCCGGGGACGGAATTGAAAGTATTACAAAAAAATCCTACAATAATATTTGAAGTGTATCATAGCAGATTTGCAATTGATAACAAATTAGGAGAAAAAATTTATGTCAAAAAAAATAACGCATAG
- a CDS encoding SoxR reducing system RseC family protein — protein sequence MSKKITHRGKVVKKIDENKYVVEVMPMSACSSCSMGGSCHGGETSQKSFTITSDQNIDISSEVIISLSKKSLLFSVLTAYIIPIILMLIIAVTVDKVFSKDIVTAVVSLVVLGIYFVILRVYLKSSGQLNISIEKIEKS from the coding sequence ATGTCAAAAAAAATAACGCATAGAGGCAAAGTCGTTAAGAAGATTGATGAAAATAAATACGTAGTGGAAGTGATGCCTATGTCTGCTTGCTCATCATGCTCTATGGGGGGGAGCTGCCATGGTGGAGAAACTTCTCAAAAGAGTTTTACCATAACATCTGACCAGAATATAGATATAAGCAGTGAAGTAATAATTTCATTATCTAAAAAGAGCCTTCTTTTTTCTGTTTTGACGGCATATATCATCCCTATTATTTTAATGCTTATAATAGCTGTGACAGTTGATAAAGTATTTTCAAAAGATATTGTTACTGCAGTCGTCTCCCTTGTTGTGCTCGGGATATATTTTGTAATATTAAGGGTTTATCTTAAAAGCTCCGGGCAGCTTAATATCTCGATTGAAAAAATAGAGAAATCTTAG
- a CDS encoding Abi family protein, with protein MQANFSTSIRTYLSNDRLTPYEKILKTKDDKIILSHYIWNIKLSECFYPLLQILEISLRNSINNAIIDYFGFDDWYEDKYGMLEKNELVLVSKAKDEITKRTEDLTKGKIIAELNFGFWTSLFNKRYDVKLWHKIIKKVFPDLLRKNRNRKYLSRKLNEIRKLRNRIFHHEPIWNNVGLKEIHDDIVEVIGGIDTHIKKMVILLDNFDHIYDKQFQIKQIESQIGDLFIKEA; from the coding sequence ATGCAAGCTAATTTTTCGACATCTATCAGAACATATTTATCAAACGATAGATTAACACCATACGAGAAAATATTAAAAACAAAAGATGATAAAATAATCTTATCCCATTATATATGGAATATAAAGTTGTCAGAATGCTTTTATCCTTTGTTACAAATTCTGGAAATTTCTTTAAGAAACAGTATTAATAATGCAATTATTGATTATTTTGGATTTGATGATTGGTATGAAGATAAATACGGCATGTTAGAAAAAAATGAATTAGTACTTGTATCAAAAGCTAAAGATGAAATAACAAAAAGGACTGAAGATTTGACAAAAGGTAAAATTATTGCGGAACTTAACTTTGGCTTTTGGACAAGTTTATTTAACAAGAGATATGATGTTAAACTATGGCATAAAATCATCAAAAAAGTTTTTCCTGATTTGCTGAGAAAAAATAGAAACCGCAAATACCTTTCTCGGAAACTCAATGAAATAAGGAAATTAAGAAATAGAATATTTCACCATGAACCCATATGGAATAATGTTGGATTAAAGGAGATTCATGATGATATCGTAGAAGTAATTGGAGGCATAGATACTCATATAAAAAAGATGGTGATACTTTTAGATAATTTTGATCATATTTATGATAAACAATTTCAAATAAAACAGATAGAAAGCCAGATAGGTGATTTGTTTATTAAGGAGGCTTGA
- the feoB gene encoding ferrous iron transport protein B, which produces MTGAQKYKVLLVGNPNVGKSLLFYHITGKYASVSNYPGTTVSITKGTTKIGSHHELEIIDTPGFYNMVTITEEENVTKKIILEEKPDVILHVIDAKNIERMLPLTLQLLEANLPVILVLNMYDELKMRGLAIELSHLEHDLGIPVVCTIATKRYGLDNLISRIISVAEKRYKYQPITVEYSEKIEKAISEVADLIKGEYPISKRSVATLLLQNDNEAYNLLKNNEDIDQLKSKVSEFYDKDISLHIAYDRHKMAAEIIKEHILEDKSVKTSKVKELLDKLTLHPIFGFFAVFVILYFGFYKFVGGFGAGTLVDLIEVKVFEEFINPYVNAFFTKILGDSIFFNLFAGDYGIITLGVRYAFAIVLPVVSTFFLMFSIIEDSGFLVRISMLLDKILKKIGLSGRSVIPLILGLGCGTMATVVTRTLETKRERFLVTFLLALTIPCSAQLGVILGLLGGSFSMLMTWFVSILVIFLISGYVLNKYTKGEGATFFMEVPPIRMPKFGNVMVKTFSRLKWYAFEIIPIFIYISALIWIGKITKIFDFLTYVLTFPAKWAGLPDKMGEIFLYGFFRRDFGAAGLYDIQNFMTNKQMVVAAVVLTLFVPCVAQFAVMIKERGAKTSVLIFLSVIPFAFIFGILLNMLLTAWGY; this is translated from the coding sequence ATGACAGGTGCTCAAAAATATAAAGTCTTATTGGTAGGAAACCCCAATGTAGGTAAAAGTCTGCTATTTTATCATATTACAGGCAAATATGCATCCGTATCAAACTACCCCGGGACTACAGTTTCTATCACAAAAGGGACTACAAAGATTGGCAGTCACCACGAGCTTGAAATAATAGATACTCCCGGTTTTTATAATATGGTTACAATCACGGAAGAGGAAAATGTAACCAAAAAGATTATTTTGGAAGAGAAGCCTGATGTGATACTTCATGTCATTGATGCAAAAAATATAGAAAGGATGCTTCCTCTTACCTTGCAGTTGTTGGAAGCAAATCTGCCTGTTATCCTTGTGCTTAACATGTATGATGAGCTTAAAATGCGAGGGCTTGCCATCGAACTTTCCCACCTTGAGCACGATCTTGGTATCCCCGTTGTGTGTACAATTGCCACAAAACGATATGGGCTGGATAATCTTATTTCAAGGATAATAAGTGTTGCTGAAAAAAGGTATAAATATCAGCCTATTACCGTGGAGTATTCTGAGAAGATAGAAAAGGCTATTAGTGAAGTTGCCGACCTCATCAAAGGGGAATATCCGATTAGCAAAAGGAGCGTAGCAACACTTTTGCTGCAAAATGATAATGAGGCATATAATTTACTTAAAAATAACGAAGATATAGATCAGCTTAAAAGTAAGGTAAGTGAGTTTTATGACAAAGATATAAGTCTGCATATAGCATATGATAGACACAAAATGGCTGCGGAAATTATAAAAGAGCATATTTTAGAGGATAAGAGTGTTAAAACATCCAAAGTAAAAGAGTTATTGGATAAGCTGACACTGCACCCAATATTCGGTTTTTTTGCGGTGTTTGTTATTTTATATTTCGGTTTTTACAAATTTGTGGGCGGTTTCGGAGCGGGCACTTTGGTTGATTTAATTGAAGTAAAAGTGTTTGAAGAATTTATCAACCCTTATGTAAATGCCTTTTTTACAAAAATACTTGGCGACAGCATATTTTTTAACCTTTTTGCAGGAGATTACGGGATAATCACCCTTGGTGTAAGATACGCTTTTGCGATTGTCTTGCCAGTAGTGTCCACTTTCTTTCTAATGTTTTCGATAATTGAGGACTCGGGGTTTTTGGTGAGAATCTCAATGCTTCTTGATAAAATATTAAAGAAAATCGGTTTGAGCGGAAGGTCAGTTATCCCTCTTATTTTGGGGCTTGGATGCGGGACGATGGCGACCGTCGTCACAAGGACTCTTGAGACAAAAAGGGAAAGGTTTTTGGTGACATTTCTCCTTGCTCTTACTATCCCCTGCTCTGCTCAGCTTGGTGTAATTTTGGGACTCTTGGGGGGTAGTTTTTCGATGCTCATGACATGGTTTGTGTCGATTTTGGTTATTTTTCTGATTTCCGGTTATGTGCTTAATAAATATACCAAAGGGGAAGGTGCCACATTTTTTATGGAGGTGCCGCCGATTAGAATGCCAAAATTTGGCAATGTAATGGTAAAAACCTTTTCGAGACTAAAATGGTATGCTTTTGAGATTATCCCTATATTTATCTATATAAGTGCTCTGATATGGATAGGGAAGATTACAAAGATATTTGACTTTTTGACATATGTTTTGACATTCCCCGCAAAGTGGGCAGGCTTGCCTGACAAGATGGGGGAAATATTTTTATACGGTTTTTTCAGAAGGGATTTTGGAGCAGCGGGGCTATACGATATTCAGAATTTTATGACAAACAAACAGATGGTGGTTGCTGCAGTAGTATTGACCCTTTTTGTCCCCTGTGTTGCACAGTTTGCTGTTATGATTAAAGAAAGGGGTGCCAAGACATCAGTACTTATATTTTTGTCCGTAATACCATTTGCTTTTATATTCGGTATTTTATTAAATATGTTACTTACTGCTTGGGGGTATTAA
- a CDS encoding ATP-binding protein has translation MQKLKKLPIGIQTFSEIIEGDYIYIDKTKEAFELIESYKYAFLSRPRRFGKSLFLDTLKELFEGNKKLFEGLYIYDKWNWDEKYPVIKISWAGDLSSLESLKDRAFDIFKANQRILEIDCENADNASSCFNELIQKSYEKYNQKVVILIDEYDKPILDVIENIEQAKINREFIKGLYSIIKDNDAYVKFAFLTGVSKFSKASIFSGLNMLTDISLNPKYGNICGYTQKDIETSFMPYFKDVDLEKVKKWYNGYNFLKDNVYNPFDILQFISNEFVFDNYWFESGTPSFLIKLIKERNYFLPSLTNLILDKKILSSFDIENIDLEVILYQSGYLTIEKMIDTGRSIEYKLKIPNLEVQISLNDYILRYFFNHKEVTYIQNQTFSALHNADFNIVKNNLISLFASIPYTNFTKNNISLYEGYYASVIYTYIASLGFRLIGEDVTNKGRIDLTLFAEDKIYILEFKVDGQKGEALRQIKERNYAEKYLNEGKQIYLIGIEFSSEQKNEINFEWERV, from the coding sequence ATGCAAAAACTAAAAAAGCTCCCTATAGGTATTCAAACCTTTAGTGAAATAATTGAAGGGGACTACATTTATATTGACAAGACAAAAGAAGCCTTTGAATTAATTGAAAGTTATAAATACGCCTTCTTATCCCGTCCTCGCAGATTTGGTAAATCTTTATTTCTTGATACATTAAAAGAATTGTTTGAAGGCAACAAAAAGCTTTTTGAAGGTCTGTATATTTATGACAAGTGGAATTGGGATGAAAAATACCCGGTAATAAAGATAAGCTGGGCCGGTGATTTGAGTTCACTTGAAAGCCTAAAAGATAGAGCATTTGATATATTTAAAGCCAACCAAAGGATACTTGAAATAGATTGTGAAAATGCAGACAATGCATCATCTTGTTTCAATGAGCTTATTCAAAAATCTTACGAAAAATACAATCAAAAGGTAGTAATATTGATAGACGAATATGACAAACCTATTCTTGATGTGATTGAAAATATTGAACAGGCTAAGATAAATAGGGAGTTTATCAAGGGGTTGTATTCTATAATCAAAGATAATGATGCCTATGTCAAATTTGCATTTTTGACAGGCGTGAGTAAATTTTCCAAGGCATCTATTTTTAGCGGGCTCAATATGCTCACGGATATCTCCCTCAATCCAAAGTATGGCAATATCTGCGGTTATACTCAAAAAGATATAGAAACCTCATTTATGCCTTATTTTAAAGATGTGGATTTGGAAAAAGTAAAAAAATGGTATAATGGTTATAATTTCCTAAAAGATAATGTTTACAACCCTTTTGATATTTTGCAATTTATAAGTAATGAATTTGTATTTGATAATTATTGGTTTGAAAGCGGCACACCATCTTTTTTGATTAAGCTCATAAAAGAGAGAAATTATTTTTTACCGAGTTTAACTAATCTGATATTAGATAAAAAAATACTTTCCAGCTTTGATATAGAAAATATTGATTTGGAAGTGATACTTTATCAATCGGGTTATTTGACGATTGAGAAGATGATTGATACAGGCAGGTCTATAGAATATAAGCTAAAGATACCAAACCTTGAAGTCCAGATATCATTAAATGATTATATTCTTCGCTATTTTTTTAATCATAAGGAAGTAACATATATTCAAAATCAAACTTTTAGTGCTTTACATAACGCTGATTTTAACATAGTAAAAAATAATCTAATTTCACTATTTGCCTCAATTCCATATACAAATTTCACAAAAAATAATATCAGTTTATATGAAGGCTATTATGCTAGCGTGATTTATACTTATATAGCTTCACTTGGCTTTAGGCTGATTGGTGAAGATGTTACAAACAAAGGCAGGATAGATTTGACACTTTTTGCAGAAGATAAGATTTATATCTTGGAATTTAAAGTTGACGGCCAAAAAGGGGAAGCTTTAAGGCAAATCAAAGAGAGAAATTATGCCGAAAAATATTTAAATGAAGGCAAACAAATCTATCTTATCGGCATCGAATTTAGCTCTGAACAAAAGAATGAAATAAATTTTGAGTGGGAAAGGGTATAG